The Lysobacter panacisoli genome includes a window with the following:
- a CDS encoding DUF3574 domain-containing protein, translating to MRSLRHCMFAVTVAVLLAGCASGALVASSMQGDPARPAQSNAWARSELYFAVGNEDGSDTIDDARWRAFLDAEVTPRFPDGLTVLDGYGQWRFRDGNRLVRQRCKVLVVLHENTDARRADIDAIRTAWKRASGHESVLWARQAVDVSF from the coding sequence ATGCGTTCGTTACGTCATTGCATGTTCGCCGTCACGGTCGCCGTGCTGCTCGCCGGCTGCGCCAGTGGTGCGCTGGTCGCATCGTCGATGCAGGGCGATCCTGCGCGGCCGGCGCAGTCGAACGCGTGGGCGCGCAGCGAGCTGTACTTCGCGGTAGGCAACGAGGATGGCAGCGATACCATCGACGACGCGCGCTGGCGCGCATTCCTCGACGCCGAAGTCACGCCGCGTTTTCCCGATGGACTGACCGTGCTCGACGGCTACGGCCAATGGCGGTTCCGCGACGGCAACCGCCTGGTGCGCCAGCGCTGCAAGGTGCTGGTGGTGTTGCACGAGAACACGGACGCGCGCCGCGCCGACATCGACGCCATCCGCACCGCCTGGAAGCGCGCGAGCGGGCACGAGTCCGTGCTGTGGGCGCGGCAGGCGGTCGACGTCTCGTTCTGA
- a CDS encoding glycoside hydrolase family 15 protein, with protein MTANKILPSSLDLGLIGNGSVAALVDARARFVWACVPAFDGDPTFCALLSPRVHEGGDFTIELEDFASSEQEYITNTAMLRTVLRDSHGSAVEIVDFAPRWHQNDRFYRPVMLMRRLRPLAGTPRIRIRLRPLADYGATRPETTWGSNHIRYLVPDFTLRMTSDVPVRLVRDSLPFVLDRDAHLVLGPDETLTQSVAGFVRNAEEQTLNYWRNWVRNLSIPLEWQEAVIRSAITLKLCQYDETGAIVAAMTTSIPEAPHTVRNWDYRYCWLRDSAFVVRALNRLGATRTMEEYLRYVANVASTDGGLQPLYGIGYERQLAESEVESLAGYRGMGPVRRGNLAWLQKQHDVYGSVVLASTQLFFDQRLIRVGDASIFARLEPVGELAYALHDKPDAGLWEFRGREEVHTYSSVMCWAACDRLARIAVHLRMAPQVKKWRERADEVHARIIAHAYNEELGHFVESPDGNRLDASLLLLADLGFVRPDDPRFVRTVEAIGTGLKRGDALFRYIAPDDFGAPETSFTICTFWYIDALAAIGRQEEARILFERILARRNPLGLLSEDLEFDGGEAWGNFPQTYSHVGLINAAMRLSRPWQDAA; from the coding sequence ATGACCGCGAACAAGATCCTTCCTTCCAGCCTCGACCTGGGCCTGATCGGCAACGGCAGCGTGGCCGCGCTGGTGGATGCGCGCGCCCGCTTCGTGTGGGCGTGCGTGCCTGCGTTCGACGGCGATCCGACCTTCTGCGCACTGCTCTCGCCACGCGTGCACGAAGGCGGCGACTTCACGATCGAGCTGGAGGACTTCGCCTCTTCCGAGCAGGAATACATCACCAACACCGCGATGCTGCGCACCGTGCTCCGCGACAGTCACGGCAGTGCGGTGGAGATCGTCGACTTCGCCCCACGCTGGCACCAAAACGACCGCTTCTATCGTCCGGTGATGCTGATGCGGCGGCTGCGTCCGCTGGCCGGCACACCGCGTATCCGCATCCGCCTGCGGCCGTTGGCCGACTATGGCGCGACGCGCCCGGAGACCACCTGGGGCAGCAACCACATCCGCTACCTCGTACCGGATTTCACGCTGCGCATGACCAGCGACGTGCCGGTGCGGCTGGTGCGCGATTCACTGCCGTTCGTGCTCGATCGCGATGCCCACCTGGTACTCGGCCCGGACGAGACGCTGACCCAGTCGGTCGCCGGCTTCGTGCGCAACGCGGAGGAACAGACCCTCAACTACTGGCGCAACTGGGTGCGCAACCTGTCGATCCCACTGGAATGGCAGGAGGCGGTGATCCGCAGCGCGATCACGCTCAAGCTGTGCCAGTACGACGAGACCGGCGCGATCGTGGCCGCGATGACCACCTCGATCCCGGAAGCGCCGCACACCGTGCGCAACTGGGACTATCGCTACTGCTGGCTGCGCGATTCGGCCTTCGTGGTGCGCGCGCTCAACCGCCTCGGCGCGACGCGCACGATGGAGGAATACCTGCGCTACGTCGCCAACGTTGCGTCCACCGACGGCGGGCTGCAACCGCTGTACGGCATCGGCTACGAACGCCAGCTGGCCGAGTCGGAAGTCGAATCGCTGGCCGGCTACCGCGGCATGGGCCCGGTTCGGCGCGGCAACCTCGCCTGGCTGCAGAAGCAGCACGACGTGTACGGCAGCGTGGTACTCGCCTCGACCCAGCTGTTCTTCGACCAGCGCCTGATCCGCGTCGGCGATGCGTCGATCTTCGCCCGGCTGGAGCCGGTGGGCGAACTCGCCTATGCGCTGCACGACAAGCCCGACGCGGGCCTGTGGGAGTTCCGCGGGCGCGAGGAAGTGCATACGTATTCGAGCGTGATGTGCTGGGCGGCGTGCGACCGCCTCGCGCGCATCGCGGTGCACCTGCGCATGGCGCCGCAGGTGAAGAAGTGGCGCGAGCGCGCCGACGAGGTCCACGCACGCATCATCGCGCATGCCTACAACGAGGAACTGGGCCACTTCGTCGAGTCGCCGGACGGCAACCGTCTCGATGCTTCGCTGCTGCTGCTCGCGGACCTGGGCTTCGTACGCCCCGACGATCCGCGCTTCGTGCGCACTGTCGAGGCCATCGGCACCGGCCTCAAGCGCGGCGACGCGCTGTTCCGCTACATCGCGCCGGACGATTTCGGCGCGCCGGAAACCAGCTTCACCATCTGCACGTTCTGGTACATCGACGCACTGGCGGCGATCGGACGACAGGAAGAAGCGCGGATCCTGTTCGAACGCATCCTCGCCCGGCGCAATCCGCTCGGCTTGCTGTCGGAAGACCTGGAATTCGACGGTGGCGAAGCCTGGGGCAATTTCCCGCAGACGTACTCGCACGTGGGCCTGATCAATGCCGCGATGCGCCTGTCGCGTCCCTGGCAGGACGCAGCATGA
- the pgeF gene encoding peptidoglycan editing factor PgeF, with protein MAAAWIDAAWPAPNGVHGFTTLRHGLGVSPPPFDDFNLGLRAGDDAAAVERNRALLVEHARLPSPPCWLRQVHGVDVASFDTPTAQEAEADASVTSTPGTVLAILTADCMPVLFCADDVSAIGAAHAGWRGLAGGVLENTLAAMRIAPDRVLAWMGPAAGPQAYEIGEEVRDAFVAHDAGAVGAFVATRPGHWRVDLYALARRRLEAAGMAPSRIHGGGLCTISEPQRFFSHRRDQRTGRMASLIWIEPQA; from the coding sequence ATGGCGGCGGCGTGGATCGATGCCGCGTGGCCCGCGCCGAACGGCGTGCACGGGTTCACGACGCTGCGCCACGGACTGGGCGTGTCGCCGCCGCCGTTCGACGATTTCAATCTCGGCCTGCGCGCGGGCGATGACGCCGCGGCGGTCGAGCGCAATCGCGCGTTGCTGGTGGAACATGCCCGCCTGCCGTCGCCGCCGTGCTGGCTGCGCCAGGTCCACGGCGTCGACGTCGCAAGCTTCGATACGCCGACCGCGCAGGAAGCCGAAGCCGATGCGTCGGTGACATCGACACCGGGCACGGTGCTGGCGATCCTCACCGCCGATTGCATGCCGGTGCTGTTTTGCGCGGACGACGTTAGCGCGATCGGCGCCGCGCACGCGGGCTGGCGCGGCCTCGCCGGCGGCGTGCTGGAGAACACGCTCGCGGCGATGCGTATCGCGCCTGATCGCGTGCTCGCGTGGATGGGGCCGGCAGCGGGACCGCAGGCCTATGAGATCGGCGAGGAAGTACGCGATGCCTTCGTAGCACACGATGCCGGTGCGGTGGGCGCGTTCGTCGCGACGCGGCCGGGCCACTGGCGCGTGGACCTGTATGCGCTCGCACGACGCCGGCTCGAAGCCGCCGGCATGGCCCCGTCGCGCATCCACGGCGGCGGCCTGTGCACCATTTCCGAACCGCAACGCTTCTTCTCGCACCGGCGCGACCAGCGCACCGGCCGCATGGCCTCGTTGATCTGGATCGAACCGCAGGCATGA
- a CDS encoding outer membrane protein assembly factor BamD — protein sequence MTLRSTSSRVLAILLIVAFAGVGCSRTKKDADEGVPVEQLYEKGHKSMTNGNWSGAEATYKRLVAQYPYGPYTEQALVETAYAQYKSGKHDDAISSIDRFIRTYPTHKNTVYMYYLRGLTNSSRDTVFLQRVWSLDASRRDLATPLQAFNDFSIVADRYPTSRYAEDARSRMRGLRDMFARHELDTALYYLRRTAYVAAVERAKFLLETYPQSQYQNDAVATLAVAYEGLGNEALAADAKRVLQLNDPSHPYLAGKWPDYPSNWRKLNPFAGEKSALDN from the coding sequence ATGACCCTACGTTCCACCTCCTCGCGTGTGCTGGCCATCCTGCTGATCGTCGCCTTCGCCGGCGTGGGCTGCAGCCGAACCAAGAAGGACGCGGACGAGGGCGTGCCGGTCGAGCAGCTCTACGAGAAGGGCCACAAGTCGATGACCAACGGCAACTGGTCCGGCGCCGAGGCCACTTACAAGCGCCTGGTCGCCCAGTACCCGTACGGCCCGTATACCGAGCAGGCGCTGGTCGAGACGGCCTACGCCCAGTACAAGTCCGGCAAGCACGACGATGCGATCAGCAGCATCGACCGCTTCATCCGTACCTACCCGACCCACAAGAACACCGTCTACATGTACTACCTGCGCGGGCTGACCAACTCCAGCCGCGACACGGTGTTCCTGCAGCGCGTGTGGAGCCTGGACGCCAGCCGCCGCGATCTGGCGACCCCGCTGCAGGCGTTCAACGACTTCTCCATCGTCGCCGACCGCTACCCGACCAGCCGCTACGCCGAGGACGCGCGCAGCCGCATGCGCGGCCTGCGCGACATGTTCGCCCGCCACGAGCTGGACACCGCGCTGTACTACCTGCGCCGGACGGCCTATGTCGCCGCGGTGGAGCGCGCCAAGTTCCTGCTCGAAACCTACCCGCAGAGCCAGTACCAGAACGACGCCGTCGCCACTCTCGCCGTCGCCTACGAAGGCCTGGGCAACGAGGCGCTGGCCGCCGACGCCAAGCGCGTGCTGCAGCTCAACGATCCGAGCCATCCGTACCTGGCCGGCAAGTGGCCGGACTACCCGAGCAACTGGCGCAAGCTCAACCCGTTCGCGGGCGAGAAGTCGGCGCTGGACAACTGA
- the rluD gene encoding 23S rRNA pseudouridine(1911/1915/1917) synthase RluD, which produces MPSVPPSPDNPLQAIVPDNAAGRRFDAVLAELFPDFSRSRLAAWIKSGDARLDGREVRPRDPVRGGETVTLNAALEVQTHSEPEDIALDVLYEDEHVFVINKPAGLVVHPGAGNPAGTLVNALLHRDPSLNTLPRAGIVHRLDKDTSGVMVVARTLPAHTALIEQLSSREVHRQYLAVVVGALVSGGTADAPIDRHPRDRIRMAVREDGRDAVTHYRLRERFRAHTLLECRLETGRTHQIRVHMAHLKHPIIGDPLYGGPLKLPRGATAELIETLRGFRRQALHAETLEFAHPVTGEPVRCTAPVPQDLQHLVRVLREDSAAAAERER; this is translated from the coding sequence ATGCCCTCCGTCCCGCCAAGCCCCGACAACCCCCTCCAGGCCATCGTCCCGGACAACGCCGCCGGCCGTCGCTTCGACGCCGTCCTTGCGGAACTTTTCCCGGATTTCTCGCGCTCGCGCCTGGCCGCCTGGATCAAGTCCGGCGACGCGCGCCTGGACGGCCGCGAGGTGCGCCCGCGCGATCCGGTCCGCGGCGGCGAGACGGTGACCCTCAACGCCGCCCTCGAGGTGCAGACGCACTCGGAGCCGGAAGACATCGCGCTGGACGTGCTGTACGAGGACGAGCATGTCTTCGTCATCAACAAGCCCGCGGGCCTGGTGGTGCATCCGGGCGCGGGCAATCCGGCCGGCACGCTGGTCAATGCGCTGCTGCACCGCGACCCCTCGCTCAATACCCTGCCGCGCGCCGGCATCGTCCACCGGCTCGACAAGGACACGTCCGGCGTGATGGTCGTGGCCCGCACGCTGCCGGCGCATACCGCGCTGATCGAACAACTCTCCTCGCGTGAGGTCCACCGCCAGTACCTGGCCGTCGTGGTCGGCGCGCTGGTGTCGGGCGGCACCGCCGATGCGCCGATCGACCGCCACCCGCGCGACCGCATCCGCATGGCCGTGCGCGAGGACGGTCGCGACGCGGTCACGCATTACCGCCTGCGCGAACGCTTCCGCGCGCACACGCTGCTGGAATGCCGCCTGGAAACCGGCCGCACCCACCAGATCCGCGTGCACATGGCGCACCTCAAGCACCCGATCATCGGCGATCCGCTGTACGGCGGTCCGCTCAAGTTGCCGCGCGGCGCGACCGCGGAACTCATCGAGACGCTACGCGGTTTCCGTCGCCAGGCGCTGCACGCGGAGACGCTGGAGTTCGCCCATCCGGTCACCGGCGAGCCGGTCCGCTGCACCGCACCGGTGCCGCAGGACCTGCAGCACCTGGTCCGCGTCCTGCGCGAGGACAGTGCGGCCGCCGCCGAGCGGGAGCGCTGA
- the gloA gene encoding lactoylglutathione lyase: MSLQAELNANPGVTADRDAATLGFVFNHTMLRVKDVAKSLDFYTRVLGFTLVRRRDFDEAKFSLYFLVLVDDPSQIPAEEPARGEWLLSQRGVLELTHNHGTESDPSFAYHDGNGEPRGFGHICVSVPDVEAACVRFEELGVAFQKRLTDGRMKNIAFIKDPDGYWVEILQPTARV; this comes from the coding sequence ATGTCCCTGCAAGCCGAACTCAACGCCAATCCCGGCGTCACCGCCGATCGCGACGCCGCCACCCTCGGCTTCGTGTTCAATCACACCATGCTGCGCGTCAAGGACGTGGCGAAGTCGCTGGACTTCTACACGCGCGTGCTCGGCTTCACCCTCGTGCGCCGCCGCGACTTCGACGAGGCGAAGTTCAGTCTCTACTTCCTCGTCCTCGTCGACGATCCCTCGCAGATCCCGGCCGAGGAGCCGGCGCGCGGCGAATGGCTGCTCAGCCAGCGTGGCGTGCTCGAACTCACCCACAACCACGGCACCGAGTCCGATCCGTCCTTCGCCTATCACGACGGCAACGGCGAGCCACGCGGCTTCGGCCATATCTGCGTATCGGTGCCCGACGTGGAAGCAGCGTGCGTGCGTTTCGAGGAACTCGGCGTGGCGTTCCAGAAACGGCTCACCGACGGCCGCATGAAGAACATCGCCTTCATCAAGGATCCGGACGGCTACTGGGTGGAGATCCTGCAGCCGACGGCGCGGGTCTGA
- a CDS encoding DUF4166 domain-containing protein — MSAIAPQPLYRQLLAARFDSLPATVRALHERSGAHRYHGKVEVERGSGFLSRLCAWSTRLPSAGKGAIRVEIDGAHHRERWARHFAGRAMRSRLWVRDGLLCERLGLVTFAFRLDVELLAIGPAIVWRVARVRALGLPLPLRWFDGVTAREYERDGRYRFDVAARLPWIGLLVHYRGWLDVA, encoded by the coding sequence ATGAGCGCCATCGCGCCGCAGCCGCTCTACCGGCAGCTGCTCGCGGCGCGTTTCGACTCGTTGCCCGCGACGGTACGCGCGCTGCACGAACGCAGCGGCGCGCATCGCTACCACGGCAAGGTCGAGGTCGAGCGCGGGAGCGGGTTCCTGTCGCGACTGTGTGCATGGTCCACGCGATTGCCCAGCGCCGGAAAGGGGGCGATCCGCGTCGAGATCGACGGCGCGCACCATCGCGAACGCTGGGCGCGGCATTTCGCCGGACGCGCCATGCGCTCGCGCCTGTGGGTGCGCGACGGACTGCTGTGCGAGCGCCTCGGGCTGGTGACGTTCGCGTTCCGCCTCGACGTCGAACTGCTGGCGATCGGGCCTGCGATCGTCTGGCGCGTCGCGCGCGTGCGCGCGCTCGGCCTGCCGTTGCCGCTACGTTGGTTCGACGGCGTCACCGCGCGCGAGTACGAACGCGACGGGCGCTATCGTTTCGACGTGGCCGCGCGCCTGCCGTGGATCGGGCTGCTGGTCCATTACCGGGGGTGGCTCGATGTCGCATGA
- the otsB gene encoding trehalose-phosphatase, with translation MPLPSAHLPAPPAVTSDWALFLDVDGTLLDFADAPGDVVVQPGLVDVLAVLHGRLDGALALVSGRRLAQLDELFAPLHLPAAGLHGLERRDDGHESLHARPVALDAVLAAARSLAAKFPGARVEDKGVALALHWRGSPAAEEPLHEFATSALIDLPGYHLQPGNHVVELRPDGAHKGEAVLELMTHAPFHGRRPVFVGDDLTDEAAFKAVGSHGGFGILVGARQPSAARYALHDPAAVRDWLEEGLSLA, from the coding sequence ATGCCCCTGCCATCCGCCCACCTGCCCGCTCCGCCGGCGGTCACGTCCGACTGGGCCCTGTTCCTGGACGTCGACGGCACCCTGCTCGACTTCGCCGACGCACCCGGCGACGTGGTCGTGCAGCCGGGCCTGGTCGACGTGCTCGCGGTCCTGCACGGCCGCCTCGACGGCGCACTGGCGCTGGTCAGCGGACGTAGGCTCGCGCAGCTGGATGAACTGTTCGCGCCCCTGCACCTGCCCGCCGCCGGACTGCATGGACTGGAGCGTCGCGACGACGGCCACGAGAGCCTGCATGCACGCCCGGTCGCACTCGACGCGGTGCTCGCGGCGGCGCGCTCGCTGGCGGCGAAGTTCCCCGGTGCGCGCGTGGAGGACAAGGGCGTCGCGCTCGCGCTGCACTGGCGCGGTTCACCGGCGGCGGAAGAGCCGTTGCACGAATTCGCGACGTCGGCATTGATCGATCTGCCCGGTTACCACCTGCAGCCCGGCAACCATGTCGTCGAACTTCGCCCCGACGGCGCGCACAAGGGCGAGGCGGTGCTGGAACTGATGACGCACGCGCCCTTCCACGGCCGTCGGCCGGTGTTCGTCGGCGACGACCTCACCGACGAGGCCGCCTTCAAGGCGGTCGGCAGCCACGGCGGCTTCGGCATCCTCGTCGGCGCACGACAACCCAGCGCCGCGCGCTACGCGCTGCACGATCCCGCCGCCGTGCGCGACTGGCTGGAAGAAGGCCTGTCGCTGGCGTGA
- a CDS encoding thiol-disulfide oxidoreductase DCC family protein encodes MSHESPRSDAVIVFDGVCVLCNGWVRFLLRHDRRGRYRFAAMQGDTGRGLLDAHGLDPDDPVSFLLIDGGRAWTDTDAIVQVLRGLGGPWRLAAAVFALFPRSVRDGLYRLLARNRYRWFGRREQCLLPTPQQAVRFLP; translated from the coding sequence ATGTCGCATGAATCACCTCGCAGCGACGCAGTGATCGTGTTCGACGGCGTGTGCGTGCTGTGCAACGGCTGGGTGCGCTTCCTGCTACGCCACGACCGGCGTGGACGCTATCGCTTCGCCGCGATGCAGGGCGACACCGGACGCGGTTTGCTGGATGCGCACGGACTGGATCCCGACGATCCGGTGTCGTTCCTGCTGATCGATGGCGGACGTGCGTGGACCGACACCGATGCGATCGTGCAGGTGTTGCGCGGTTTGGGCGGTCCCTGGCGTCTTGCCGCCGCGGTCTTCGCGCTGTTCCCGCGCAGTGTTCGCGACGGTTTGTATCGCCTGCTCGCACGCAACCGCTATCGCTGGTTCGGTCGCCGCGAACAGTGCCTGCTGCCGACGCCGCAGCAGGCGGTGCGTTTTCTGCCGTGA
- the otsA gene encoding alpha,alpha-trehalose-phosphate synthase (UDP-forming) → MSRLVVVSNRVAVPGLSSAGGLAVALQSALEETGGLWFGWSGKIDPEASGRLHEIDAGNIRYVTVDLSKRDHDDYYNGFANRTLWPLLHFRVDLVDYNRVTYAAYRRVNALFAEKLAPMLRDDDLVWVHDYHLIPMAKLLRELGVSCRLGFFLHVPMPSSDLLAALPQHERLFEGLSSYDLIGFQTERDLERFQDYVRLFGRGKVISHGHLETRKGVRLRAGAFPISIDTGHIEAQAAAAVGKPGVKRLATSLSGRALGIGVDRLDYSKGLPERFRAFGRFLKRHPTHRGKLTYLQIAPVSRGEVLEYQNLRSELEQLSGHINGAHAEPDWTPVRYVNRNYPHPTLTGFYRLARVGLVTPLRDGMNLVAKEFVAAQDPADPGVLVLSTFAGAARELDAALLVNPYDLDGVADAIAAALEMSLEERRERWQTMMTLLRTHDITAWRKEYLAALRDPV, encoded by the coding sequence ATGAGCCGGCTGGTGGTGGTCTCCAATCGCGTCGCGGTGCCCGGCCTGAGCAGCGCCGGTGGCCTCGCGGTGGCGTTGCAGTCGGCGCTGGAGGAGACCGGCGGGCTGTGGTTCGGCTGGAGCGGCAAGATCGATCCGGAGGCATCCGGGCGCCTGCACGAAATAGATGCAGGCAACATCCGCTACGTCACTGTCGATCTGTCCAAGCGCGACCACGACGACTACTACAACGGGTTCGCCAACCGCACGCTCTGGCCGCTGCTGCACTTCCGCGTGGACCTGGTCGATTACAACCGCGTCACCTACGCCGCATACCGGCGCGTCAACGCGCTGTTCGCCGAGAAGCTCGCACCGATGCTGCGCGATGACGACCTCGTGTGGGTGCACGACTACCACCTCATCCCGATGGCGAAATTGCTGCGCGAGCTGGGCGTTTCGTGTCGGCTTGGGTTCTTCCTGCACGTGCCGATGCCGTCTTCCGACCTGCTCGCAGCGCTGCCGCAGCACGAGCGGTTGTTCGAAGGGCTGTCGTCGTACGACCTGATCGGCTTCCAGACCGAGCGCGACCTGGAGCGTTTCCAGGATTACGTGCGCCTGTTCGGCCGCGGCAAGGTGATCTCGCACGGCCATCTGGAAACGCGCAAGGGCGTGCGCCTGCGTGCGGGCGCGTTTCCGATCAGCATCGACACCGGACACATCGAAGCGCAGGCCGCCGCAGCGGTCGGCAAGCCCGGCGTGAAGCGTCTGGCGACGAGCCTGTCGGGCCGCGCGCTCGGCATCGGCGTCGATCGGCTCGATTACTCCAAGGGACTGCCCGAACGCTTCCGCGCGTTCGGCCGTTTCCTCAAGCGCCACCCTACGCACCGCGGCAAGCTCACTTACCTGCAGATCGCGCCGGTCTCACGCGGCGAGGTGCTCGAGTACCAGAACCTGCGCAGCGAACTGGAGCAGCTGTCCGGTCACATCAACGGCGCGCACGCCGAACCCGACTGGACGCCGGTGCGCTACGTCAATCGCAACTATCCGCACCCCACGCTCACCGGTTTCTACCGGCTGGCGCGGGTGGGCCTGGTCACGCCGCTGCGCGACGGCATGAACCTGGTGGCGAAGGAGTTCGTCGCCGCGCAGGACCCGGCCGATCCCGGCGTGCTGGTGCTGTCGACCTTCGCCGGTGCCGCGCGCGAACTCGACGCGGCGCTGCTGGTGAATCCGTACGACCTCGACGGCGTCGCCGACGCGATCGCCGCCGCGCTGGAGATGTCGCTGGAGGAACGGCGCGAACGCTGGCAGACGATGATGACGCTGCTGCGCACTCACGACATCACGGCGTGGCGGAAGGAATACCTGGCGGCGTTGCGCGATCCCGTGTAG
- a CDS encoding OmpA family protein — translation MLDALIRQAAELGMGDKAKPFVRFLADSIFDEKTGGFAGFRHRFEQAGLGSLLQSWIGTKPGDNVLQPDQFSAGFGQEEGRRIARQLGVAPAAVNMAGAQVLPKLIGLITSDGRVPTSLPAHVGALLQGGERRQGSGFAWLKWLVLAGLLVLLFLLLRNCHRSTTPDVPNGPGDTASAVQTSVAQTAPQLQLETADGGVKVSGTLVSETEKSRLWDALTAQFGADKVSGDIVLDPQTMPAGWMDKLIAALPQLKADGLKFGFDGDKLSIDTSALPEAQRFEVSQQLRSLFGGYAITGLWERATAALASLKAGFSAEDLVKALNLMNVYFDTGSNAITADSMDVLQRAAEAIKSAPSGSRIEVGGHSDNTGSADINLTVSQKRADAVVAKLVELGVDPAMLSAKGYGQDKPIADNTTEEGRAKNRRIEFTVLK, via the coding sequence ATGTTGGATGCACTCATCCGCCAGGCGGCGGAACTCGGCATGGGCGACAAGGCGAAGCCCTTTGTCCGCTTTCTCGCGGATTCCATCTTCGATGAGAAGACCGGCGGCTTCGCCGGATTCCGTCACCGTTTCGAACAGGCCGGCCTCGGCAGCCTGCTGCAGTCCTGGATCGGCACGAAGCCGGGCGATAACGTGCTACAGCCCGATCAGTTCAGCGCCGGTTTCGGCCAGGAAGAAGGTCGCCGCATCGCGCGCCAACTCGGCGTTGCGCCCGCCGCCGTGAACATGGCCGGCGCGCAGGTCCTGCCCAAGCTCATCGGCCTGATCACCTCCGACGGTCGCGTGCCGACGTCGTTGCCCGCGCATGTGGGCGCACTCCTGCAAGGCGGCGAACGTCGCCAGGGATCGGGCTTCGCTTGGTTGAAATGGCTGGTCCTGGCCGGTCTGCTCGTCCTGTTGTTCCTGCTCCTGCGCAACTGCCATCGTTCGACGACTCCGGACGTTCCAAACGGTCCTGGAGACACCGCCTCGGCCGTGCAAACGTCCGTTGCCCAGACCGCTCCGCAGCTTCAGCTGGAAACGGCCGACGGCGGCGTCAAGGTGAGCGGCACGCTGGTCAGCGAAACGGAAAAGAGCCGCCTGTGGGATGCACTGACCGCGCAGTTCGGTGCCGACAAGGTGTCCGGCGACATCGTGCTCGACCCGCAGACGATGCCGGCCGGCTGGATGGACAAACTGATCGCCGCCCTGCCACAGCTCAAGGCTGATGGCCTCAAGTTCGGTTTCGATGGCGACAAGCTGTCGATCGATACGTCGGCCCTGCCCGAAGCGCAGCGTTTCGAGGTCAGCCAGCAGCTGCGCTCGCTGTTCGGCGGTTACGCCATCACCGGTCTGTGGGAACGCGCGACCGCCGCGCTGGCGAGCCTGAAGGCGGGCTTCAGCGCCGAGGATCTGGTGAAGGCGCTGAACCTGATGAACGTCTACTTCGACACCGGTTCCAACGCGATCACCGCCGACAGCATGGATGTCCTGCAGCGCGCCGCCGAGGCGATCAAGTCCGCGCCGTCGGGCTCGCGCATCGAAGTGGGCGGCCACAGCGACAACACCGGCAGCGCCGACATCAACCTGACCGTGAGCCAGAAGCGCGCGGACGCCGTCGTCGCCAAGCTCGTCGAGCTGGGGGTCGATCCGGCGATGCTGAGTGCGAAGGGTTACGGTCAGGACAAGCCGATCGCCGACAACACGACCGAAGAAGGCCGTGCGAAGAACCGCCGCATCGAGTTCACCGTGCTGAAGTGA